A segment of the Pseudomonas versuta genome:
CCATGGAGCGCAGCTGGTTGTACGGAGCGTTGCAGCTGGACGCGGTGCGCATTCGCAGCGGCCATGTATTGCTCGGCGTGCTGGGCACCAGCAGCCTGCGCCATACCTTGTTCGCCATGTCCCGGGAGTTCGAAAAGATCAACCGTGAAATGCTCCTCGATCAGTTCAACGACATCGTCCAGCGCTCACCCGAACAACCGGTGGCGCTCGCCGAGGGCGGCAAAAGCACTGTCCCGGATCAGCCCTCCAGTGCTCTGCAGCGTTACACCACTGACCTGACCGGCCAGGCCCGGCGCGGCGAGCTGGACCCGGTCATGGGGCGTAACGATGAAGTGCGCCAGTTGATCGACATCCTTATGCGCCGCCGGCAGAACAACCCGTTGCTGGCAGGCGAGGCGGGGGTGGGCAAGACCGCGGTGGTCGAAGGCTTTGCCCAGCGCATCGTCGCCGGTGATGTACCGGAGGCGTTTCGTCAGGCCCGGGTGCTGGCCCTTGATATTGGTTTGTTGCAAGCCGGGGCCGGGGTCAAGGGCGAGTTTGAACAGCGCCTGCGCCAAGTGGTCGATGAGGTTCAGGCCGCAGCACTGCCGACCCTGCTGTTTATTGATGAGGTTCACACCCTGGTGGGCGCCGGTGGCCAGGCAGGCACCGGCGATGCCGCCAATTTGCTCAAACCGATGCTGGCCCGCGGGCAACTGCGCACCATTGGCGCCACCACCTGGGACGAATACAAAAAGCACATTGAAAAAGACCCGGCCCTGAAACGGCGCTTCCAGGTGCTGCGGGTGGAAGAGCCAAGCCCCGAGGTAGCGGTCAACATGCTGCGCAGCGTGCTGCCCACCTTGCAGGCGCACCATCAGGTGCAGATTCTCGACGAAGCGCTGCATGCGGCCGTGAATCTGTCCCATCGGTACTTGCCCGACCGCCAGCTCCCGGATAAAGCCATCAGCCTGCTCGACACCGCCTGTGCCCGGGTGCGCATCAGTCAACAGGCGGTCCCCGGGGTACTGGCCGACAATCGCGAGCGTCTTGCTTACCTGAGAGCTGAAAAAGCCATGCTGGAAACTGAAGAGGCCATCGGCCTGGCCGACCCGGAGCGGATGCTGAGCCTGGAGCAACAATTGCGCAAAGAGCAGCACGACCTGCTGGGGCTCGAGGCGCGCTGGCAAGTAGAAGCGGCATGGGTTGAGGAAATTCATCAACTGCGTGCCCGTTTGCGCGCCGAAGATGCGGGCTCAACCCCTGAAGATGCCGCATTGCACGCGGCCCTGTTGGAGCGCGCAGACTTGCTGCTGCAACGTTTGCAGGACGCTCACGCCCACACGTCGGCCCTGGTGCTGCCGGATGTCGACGCCCAGGCCGTTGCGGATGTTTTGCAGGGCTGGACCGGGATCCCGGTGGGCACCTTGCAGCGTGACGAACTCGACACCATTCTCAACCTGGCTGCCAGCCTGGAACAACGGATCATCGGCCAGCCCCATGCCATGCAGGCGATTGCCTGCCGGATCCAGACCTCCCGCGCAGGCCTGGACCACCCCGGCAAACCGGTGGGGGTGTTCATGCTGGCCGGCCCCTCGGGGGTCGGCAAGACCGAAACCGCACTGGCCCTGGCCGAGCTGTTGTATGGCGGCGAACAGAACCTGGTCACCCTCAACATGAGCGAGTACCAGGAACCCCACAGCGTGGCCTCGCTCAAGGGCGCGCCCCCCGGCTATGTCGGCTATGGCGAGGGCGGCGTCCTGACCGAAGCGGTCCGCCGCCGACCGCATTGCGTGATTTTGCTGGACGAAATGGAGAAGGCTCATCCGGATGTGCACGAGGTGTTCTTCCAGGTATTCGACAAGGGCTGGATGGAAGACGGCGAAGGGCAGGTCATCGATTTTCGCAACACCCTGATCCTGATGACCACCAACGTTGGCTCCGAGGTGCTGTTCAACCTACGCGGCGGTGAAACGGCCGAGGACCTTGAACAGTTACTGCGCCCGCAATTGCTCAACGTATTCCCGCCGGCACTGCTGGGGCGGCTGGTGGCCATCCCGTACTTCCCCCTGAGCGACCAGATGCTGGGCAGCATTGTGGAAATGCAACTGCAGCGCGTGGTGCAACGGGTCCAGGGCCGCTACCAGGTGCCGTTGCACTACGACGCGGCACTGGTGGCGCATATCGTCGGCCAGTGCACCGACCGGCAGAGTGGCGGGCGCATGGTCGACTCCATCCTCACCCGCGAGTTGTTGCCGCAGTTGAGCCGGGTGTTTCTGCAATGGACCAAGGATCAGAAAGCTCCTGAGAGTCTGAGACTGGAGGTGGTGGAGAACGGGGTGCGTCTGGAGGTTGAATTTTAGTGGGTTGCGTAATGTCTCGCGGTTGTTCCTTAATTCATAAAGTTTGTTTGTAATGTTGTAATGATGGGGTTTGATATGAGTTTTGAACATGTATATGAAGCTGTAAGCTATAGAGATCACTTGAACGCAACGGGTAGCAGGGGAAACTGTCTTGGGCAGTCATGGCTTTGGATGACAGATATTCTTGCAGGAAGTGCGATTTCCTTAGCTCCCGCTTGTTTTTTAAAGGGGGACGTATTGCAGAAGGAGTATTTGCAGCATGTTGCGCGTGGAGGCGCTTGTGTAGTTGATATGGGATTTTATATTCAGAAGGGGCGCGAGCTGCAAGGAAGTGCTCGAGGACGATGTTTGGTTCAGCGTAATGCTAGCGGTAATGCTAGTGCGTTCGAAATGGTTAACGCATTCGCACGTAATGCGCAAGGCGATGCGGGCATGATTATGACGTGGAATATAAGTGATAAAAGAAAAAGGTTAAGCTATCATGATGAAGACTATGAATCTGGCCATGCAGTGGCTCTGCTTAGGTTGAATGATGAAGGTAAAATCTACTTGTATGACCCTAATACCGGAGTTCATGAGTGGCATGAGGCAGTTGGTGTCAATTTATACACCGATATCGAGCGATATTTGATGGCTCGGTCACGCCGTGCGGTGTTTTTATCCTGTGTGAGCATGTTTTCTAGACAAGGTGTTTCTCCTCTTAATTTTAGAAAAGTATATGTTTGATTTTTGGTGCTTGGTATTTTTTTAGAGGCCAAACATCAGAAGGTTTCAGTGGGGCTATTTGTGAACGTGGCAAAGGCGCAGGTGTGTCTTGAAGTTGAGACCGGGTAGAAAGCTGCGTGTGATTTTGCTGGACGAAATGGAGAAGGCCCACCTGGACGTGCACGATGTGATCTTCCAGGTATACGACAAAGGCTGGATGGAAGACGGCTAAGGGAAGGTCATCGATTTTCGCAACACCCTGATCCCGATGACCACTAGCGTTGGCTCCGAGGTGTTGTTCAACCTACACGGCGGCGAAACCGCCGAGGACTTTGAACAGTTACTGCGCCCGCAATTGCTCAACGTATTCCCCCCGACCCTGCTGGGGCTGCTGCTGGCCATCCCGTACTTCCCCCTTAGCGACCCGATGCTGGGCAGCATTGTGGAAATGCAACTGCAGCGTGTGGTGCAACGGGTACCGATCCGTTACCAGGTGCCCTTGCACTACGACGCGGCACTGGTAGCCCATATTGTCGGCCAGTGCACCGACCGCCACAGCGGCCGGCGGATGGTCGACACCATCCTCACCAACGAGTTGCTGCCGCTTTGATTCGTTGACTTTTAAAAGTCGTTATTTGACAGTTATTTTATGAGGTGTTTGTGGGTTTAAGTTGAGAGTACCAGATCCGAGTTACAGGATTCACCTGGCCAGTAATTGGCACGCGGGATATTGTGTAGGGCAATGTGTAAATTGGATATTTTGGAGGAGAGGGAGGTTTCTTTGAAATCGCCTGATTTTAACCGCGGCAGTATCTATCAGAAAGCTTATCTTGAAATGTCGAGAAAGCATCCAGGCGGTCAGAAACAAGCAGATTTGTATCAGCTAAAGGCGACTGTTTATAGCGCTAAAACATCTCGCGTACGTCCTGAGATTGCGTGCACTGTTAAAGATGAAATAGCCGAAACGAATAGGTCGGCCCGAATACTGATGGAGAAGTTGACGACGACCCCCGGGTTTGTTTTTTTGTTGATGGGGTGGGGAGATACTTTAAATAATCACGCTATGGCAATGCTGAAATTAAATAATAATAATGTTTTTTATATGACCCTAATTATGGCCTGCATGAGCACACTGGCCCGAAATCTGATCTGTATGGTCAGGTGAAAGCGTACTTGTCAAATAATACACCTGTACTTCGAAATGCTGAAATGAATGACTGTCTGTTGCTAAGTGCGATGTATCCTTTGAAGATTAAGTATGTGTAAATATTTGCTGCCCACGTGGGGGGAAATTAAAAACGCGGGGTACTGAAAGCAGAACCTTCCTGTTGTGAATTTATCGCGCCACTCTTGAATGATGGCCTTGGAGTGTCTCTGTTGTTAAGTATTGCGTTGGCCTTAAATATTAAGTCGTCTGCAGTGCTTTGAGTTGTGCAGTGAGGGGTGAACGAAGATTTGCGCCGGTATACTTGCCATTGATACAGGCTCAGCCTGCGCTAGCGTTAGGTTCGATGGGTAACTTTAGTTGCGTTATATGGCGGGTGGGACTCGCCACCAAGAGTAAATTGGATACATGATCAATTTCAGAGCTTTCCTATTTCATGATACCTATTTTTCTTTAGCCCGCGCCCCCCATCTATTTACTTTCGGTTGACACCTGAAGCCATCGATCAATTAGCAGAGGGCAATCTGTGCCAGAACAAGTTGTTATGGGGGCGTTGTTGAGTTGTTCGTTCGGCGCCGCACCTGCCAAGTTGGGCGTATTGCCGGTCAACCGAGTCAATGCCGAAGGCCAGCCCGCCGCCACGATTATGGATCACAAGCCCATGGTCAATATCGCGCCGTTCGGTGTGTGCAGTTAATGGCCAACCCGACGGTGTCTGCCGCGACTTCTGCGGTGATGGGGGTGTTGACCCCCGTGCCGTGCATTCCGGCGACCAGTTCGCCCTGGACCCCCGGTGCGGCCAAAACCCTGGTCGCCGGGCAACCAGCGTTACACCGGTTTTAAGTGATGGGTAACGGGAGACCGAGACTGTAACAGTCACAGCTTAACGAGCTTTCTGGGGTGTAGCTGCTGAGGGGTTGGTATCGGTTCGATACTTTTCTGACTTGCAACAATGCGAACTAATAGCGCTGTGTTAGAGGGTGATTTTTGGTATGAGTTTTGAACTATTACATGCGGCAACAAGTTATCGAGAGTATTTGCGTGCCACTGATAGTCCTGGGCTTTGCATGGGGATGACGTGGCTATGGGCGTCAGGCGCGATGGGAGGAACGACAAATGCCTTGATGCCTCCCAATGTTTTAATGGGGGGGCAGGTGCAGGGTGAATATGAGGCCGGTAATCAGGATGCCATCTATTTTTTTAATCGAAAGGTGTCCGAATTGCAGTCAAAAGCGCCGGGGAAGTGCTTGCAGCAGCGGAATACAGAAGACTCAAAAACTTCGGTGGATATCGTTAATGCATTGGCGGATGGTTTTTCTGGAAATGCGGCAGTCATAATGTGCTGGGGAATAAACAAGCGCAAAAGTAAACTGGATAAAGCTTTCGGTAGGTACGATTCCGCGCATGCAATGGGGTTGCTGAAGCTAAAGCATAATGGGAAGATTTACTTGTATGATCCTAATCGCGGTGTTTATGAGTGGCGTCGAACTAATGGGGTGGAGTTGAAAAAAGATATCAAGCATTTTATGCTAAGCCCTTCGCGGGCGATGGTGGCTCTTTATTCTGCTGTAATGGTTTTCACGGAGCATGATATTCCTCTGAATGAACATGTCATGGGCTAGTGTCTGAGGGCGCATGGTTGTTCTTTTGTGTGGGTCATAGTGTGAGTGGGTCGATTTAAATTTCTTGAACTTGAAGTGTGACATAGGAATGGTTATTCCCTTTGGATACGCACCCAACCTGAAGGTTGTTCAAAATAACGACATTTTAACATTCTGCTTGAGGCGTGCATGTCTGCGGCTTCTAGGTATCTGAAAAAAACTAGGACTTTCAGAGCATTCCTATTCCATGATTCCTATTTTTCTTTAGTCTGCGCCCTCCATCTATTTACTTTCGGTTGACACCTGAAGCCATCGATCAATTAGCAGAGGGCAATCTGTGCCAGAACAAGTTGTGATGGGCGCGTTGTTAAGTTGTTCGTTCGGCGCCGCACCTGCCAAGTTGGCGGTGTTGCCGGTCAACCGAGTCAATGCCGAAGGCCAGCCCGCCGCCACGATTATGGATCACAAGCCCATGGTCAATATCGCGCCCTTCGGTGTGTGCAAGTCCATGGCCAACCCGACGGTGTCTGCCGCGACTTCTGCGGCGATGGGGGTGTTGACCCCCATGCCGTGTATTCCGGCGACCAGTTCGCCCTGGACCCCCGGTGCGGCCAAAACCCTGATCGCCGGGCAGCCGGCGTTACACGCTAAATGCACCTGTACCTGCAACTGGGGAGGGATGATCAAGATCGATCAGCCCGGCACCGGTAAAACCACTGTTACCTGAGGAGCGGGTTCGCGATGAGTGATTCTGTACGACCAAGCTGTTCCTTCACCGGGCCATCAGGCGCCAGTGATTTGCTGTTTGCCGGGCTGCATGGCGATGAGGGCCTCAGCGAGCTGTTTGAGTACCGGGTTACGGCGCTGAGCCCGCAGGGCGAGTTGAAGGCCGATGACTGGCTGGGCAAGGCGCTGGCTACCACCCTTGCCCACGGTGCGGACAAGCCTGAAATGCACCGTGTCCTGCACGGCTATGTGTGTGGTTTTCGCCGTCTGGCCGATGAGGGGCAGTTGCTCTGCTATGAGTTTTTACTGCGCCCCTGGCTTTGGTTTGCAACCTGCGCCAGCAACTGCCGGATTTTCCAGAACCAGACGGTGCCCGAAGTGCTCAAGGCGGTGCTGGAGCCGTACCCCGGTGAGGTGGAGTGGGCCCAGACGGAAAACTACCCGGTGCTGGAGTATTGCGTGCAGTTCGGCGAGACCGACTATGCGTTTGTCAGTCGTTTGATGGAGGAGGCCGGTCTCTACTACTTCTATCGGCATGACGCCGACGGGCACACCCTGGTGATGACTGATTCGATGAGCGAGCACCGTGCGCTTGAAGCGGGTGATCAATTGCTCTGGCGGGGCGTGCAAGACAACAATTTCCAAAGCCTCTGGGGCTGGCAGGTGCAGCATGCCTTGTGCAGCGGCCGGGTGAGTGCGGTTGATTTTGATTTCAGCAAAGCCAATACCCGCGATGCCAGTGTGCTGCGGGCCGATGCTTCGATTGCCAAGGGCCATGAACAGTCTGCATTCGAGCATTACCACTATCCGGGGCATTTCAATCTCAGCGCCGCCGGTGAGACCGCGGCCAAGGTCCGGGTGCAGGCGCTGCACGCGCAACAGCAACGGGTCGTGGCAAACGGCTGCGCGCCTTATCTGATGCCGGGCGCCACTTTCAAATTGTCTGAGCATCCCGAAGCCAGCCAGAACGCTGAGCACCTGATTGTTCGTTCCCAGCTGTCGGCGACCTGCACGGCTTCGACCTATGGCGTCAGCACGCCGTACTTCAGTTGCACCCTTGAGGCCATTCGCAGCGATGGCCGCTACCGCGCCGAAATCAAGACTCCACGCCCAAGCATGCCGGGCCCGCAAACTGCCTTTGTGGTGGGCAAGGAAGGGGAGCCGTTGTGGGTCGATGAGTTTGGCCGGATCAAGGTGCAGTTCCACTGGGATCGTGGCGAGCAGACCAACGAGAACTGTTCATGCTGGGTGCGGGTCGCACAACCACTGGCGGGGCAAGGCTGGGGGGCGATTTTCCTGCCGCGCACTGGTCAGGAGGTC
Coding sequences within it:
- a CDS encoding DUF4280 domain-containing protein, encoding MGALLSCSFGAAPAKLAVLPVNRVNAEGQPAATIMDHKPMVNIAPFGVCKSMANPTVSAATSAAMGVLTPMPCIPATSSPWTPGAAKTLIAGQPALHAKCTCTCNWGGMIKIDQPGTGKTTVT
- a CDS encoding type VI secretion system Vgr family protein gives rise to the protein MSDSVRPSCSFTGPSGASDLLFAGLHGDEGLSELFEYRVTALSPQGELKADDWLGKALATTLAHGADKPEMHRVLHGYVCGFRRLADEGQLLCYEFLLRPWLWFATCASNCRIFQNQTVPEVLKAVLEPYPGEVEWAQTENYPVLEYCVQFGETDYAFVSRLMEEAGLYYFYRHDADGHTLVMTDSMSEHRALEAGDQLLWRGVQDNNFQSLWGWQVQHALCSGRVSAVDFDFSKANTRDASVLRADASIAKGHEQSAFEHYHYPGHFNLSAAGETAAKVRVQALHAQQQRVVANGCAPYLMPGATFKLSEHPEASQNAEHLIVRSQLSATCTASTYGVSTPYFSCTLEAIRSDGRYRAEIKTPRPSMPGPQTAFVVGKEGEPLWVDEFGRIKVQFHWDRGEQTNENCSCWVRVAQPLAGQGWGAIFLPRTGQEVIVEFLDGNPDRPLVTGSLYNGGMRPPHELPKQVARSGIKSQSLGARDVYNELRFEDKDGAEQLLFYAGRNQDITVRNDALEHVGNDRHLKVGGNCFEQVAKDVHQHLGGECNAYIAGGHSLEVGADRSIKVGAGYSLEVGADHRLKVAGAHSLEVAADSDTKVGGKFRLGASSLDLKGAQTITLEAGQTLTLKAGSSTLVLGPKGVAINGALVTIDAKGKVDINGGGDSSADSAEAPKPIQTQKPQKAQQSREADDGRG
- a CDS encoding AAA family ATPase, producing the protein MKLRPGRKLRVILLDEMEKAHLDVHDVIFQVYDKGWMEDG
- the tssH gene encoding type VI secretion system ATPase TssH translates to MTDISRAKLFGKLDHLAFQAMESATSLCRLRGNPYVELVHWFQLVLQEPDSDLRRINQRFELDNGKLTTDLINALDRLPARSASVVDLSAQLDEAMERSWLYGALQLDAVRIRSGHVLLGVLGTSSLRHTLFAMSREFEKINREMLLDQFNDIVQRSPEQPVALAEGGKSTVPDQPSSALQRYTTDLTGQARRGELDPVMGRNDEVRQLIDILMRRRQNNPLLAGEAGVGKTAVVEGFAQRIVAGDVPEAFRQARVLALDIGLLQAGAGVKGEFEQRLRQVVDEVQAAALPTLLFIDEVHTLVGAGGQAGTGDAANLLKPMLARGQLRTIGATTWDEYKKHIEKDPALKRRFQVLRVEEPSPEVAVNMLRSVLPTLQAHHQVQILDEALHAAVNLSHRYLPDRQLPDKAISLLDTACARVRISQQAVPGVLADNRERLAYLRAEKAMLETEEAIGLADPERMLSLEQQLRKEQHDLLGLEARWQVEAAWVEEIHQLRARLRAEDAGSTPEDAALHAALLERADLLLQRLQDAHAHTSALVLPDVDAQAVADVLQGWTGIPVGTLQRDELDTILNLAASLEQRIIGQPHAMQAIACRIQTSRAGLDHPGKPVGVFMLAGPSGVGKTETALALAELLYGGEQNLVTLNMSEYQEPHSVASLKGAPPGYVGYGEGGVLTEAVRRRPHCVILLDEMEKAHPDVHEVFFQVFDKGWMEDGEGQVIDFRNTLILMTTNVGSEVLFNLRGGETAEDLEQLLRPQLLNVFPPALLGRLVAIPYFPLSDQMLGSIVEMQLQRVVQRVQGRYQVPLHYDAALVAHIVGQCTDRQSGGRMVDSILTRELLPQLSRVFLQWTKDQKAPESLRLEVVENGVRLEVEF